A single Corallococcus exiguus DNA region contains:
- a CDS encoding ABC transporter ATP-binding protein has protein sequence MIQVEGLTKFYGEHAAIRDLAFTIGQGEVIGFLGLNGAGKSTTLKILGCVLLPTSGRVVIDGHDVVSQSHEVRQRIGYLPDVPPVYEEMTVGEYLAYVARLRDVPAKATASHVGEAEEKTGLRDVHGEVISTLSHGYRQRVGLAQALVHKPALLILDEPTSGLDPLQIVEMRDVIRGLKGAHTVLVSSHILPEISQTCDRLLIIHKGTLLAQGSEEELSRSLGGPSIVLEVRGDRARALEALQGFGAVEVREGAGGVLGLKVAAAPDLRPQVARAVVGAGLELLRLDANEGQLEALFLRLTHGQEVKA, from the coding sequence TTGATCCAGGTCGAAGGGCTGACGAAGTTCTACGGCGAGCACGCGGCCATCCGGGACCTGGCCTTCACCATCGGCCAGGGCGAGGTCATCGGTTTCCTGGGCCTCAATGGCGCCGGCAAGTCGACGACGCTCAAAATCCTGGGGTGCGTGCTGCTGCCCACCTCGGGCCGCGTCGTCATCGACGGGCACGACGTGGTGAGCCAGTCCCATGAGGTGCGCCAGCGCATCGGCTACCTGCCGGACGTGCCCCCCGTCTACGAGGAGATGACGGTGGGCGAATACCTGGCCTACGTCGCCCGCCTGCGCGACGTGCCCGCGAAGGCCACCGCGTCCCACGTCGGCGAAGCCGAGGAGAAGACCGGACTGCGCGACGTGCACGGCGAGGTCATCTCCACGCTCAGCCACGGCTACCGCCAGCGCGTGGGACTGGCGCAGGCGCTGGTGCACAAGCCCGCGCTGCTCATCCTCGACGAGCCGACCAGCGGCCTGGATCCGCTTCAAATCGTGGAGATGCGCGACGTCATCCGCGGCCTCAAGGGCGCGCACACGGTGCTCGTGTCCAGCCACATCCTCCCGGAGATCTCCCAGACGTGTGACCGCCTGCTCATCATCCACAAGGGCACGCTGCTGGCGCAGGGCAGTGAAGAGGAGTTGTCGCGAAGCCTGGGCGGCCCGTCCATCGTGCTGGAGGTGCGGGGCGACCGCGCTCGGGCACTCGAAGCGTTGCAGGGCTTCGGCGCGGTGGAGGTGCGGGAAGGGGCGGGCGGAGTGCTGGGCCTGAAGGTCGCGGCGGCGCCGGATCTACGGCCCCAGGTGGCGCGGGCGGTGGTGGGCGCGGGCCTGGAGTTGTTGCGCTTGGACGCGAACGAGGGACAGCTGGAGGCGCTGTTCCTGCGCCTGACGCATGGGCAGGAGGTGAAGGCGTGA
- a CDS encoding TIGR01777 family oxidoreductase, giving the protein MGKSHVFEAHSQMPVPAADLFSWHTREGAFERLSPPWETAEVVDRSGDGIRPGARVVVKLHLGPIPQRMVAEHTAYVEGSSFQDTQREGPFAKWIHDHRMNPSGPQASVLEDAIQYELPVGALGDTFGGGYARKRLERMFAYRHSLTRADLRRHGAFANEGPLTVAIGGASGMLGSALASFLTTGGHRVKRLVRGRANAARGDISWAPDKGTVDAAGLEDVDAVVHLSGANVGEGRWTDERKQELLKSRTESTRLLCETLARATRKPRVLICASATGYYGSRGDEELTETSSSGDGFLADVTRQWEASTKPAQDAGIRVVNLRIGVVLDARGGALAKLALATQAGGGGPVGSGRQWLSWVSLEDVLGLIQFAIFTPSIQGPLNAVSPNAVRQGELAKVLGKVLHRPAVFPLPAAVVKTVFGQMGEETLLSSTHALPTVAQAHGFSFLLPGLEEALRFTLGRTTDGAEYRHG; this is encoded by the coding sequence ATGGGCAAGTCGCACGTTTTCGAAGCGCACAGCCAGATGCCGGTCCCCGCCGCCGACCTCTTCTCCTGGCACACCCGCGAGGGGGCTTTCGAACGCCTGTCGCCCCCCTGGGAGACCGCTGAAGTCGTGGACCGCTCCGGCGACGGCATCCGCCCCGGCGCCCGCGTCGTCGTGAAGCTCCACCTGGGCCCCATCCCCCAGCGCATGGTCGCCGAGCACACCGCCTACGTGGAGGGCTCCTCCTTCCAGGACACCCAGCGTGAAGGCCCGTTCGCGAAGTGGATCCACGACCACCGCATGAACCCCTCCGGCCCCCAGGCCTCCGTCCTGGAAGACGCCATCCAGTACGAACTGCCCGTGGGCGCGCTGGGGGACACCTTCGGCGGTGGCTACGCGCGCAAGCGCCTGGAACGCATGTTCGCGTACCGCCACTCGCTCACTCGCGCGGACCTGCGCCGCCATGGAGCCTTCGCGAACGAGGGCCCGCTCACCGTGGCCATCGGCGGTGCGTCCGGCATGCTGGGCTCCGCGCTGGCGTCGTTCCTCACCACCGGCGGCCACCGCGTGAAGCGGCTGGTGCGCGGCCGTGCGAACGCTGCTCGCGGGGACATCTCCTGGGCTCCCGACAAGGGCACCGTCGACGCCGCGGGCCTGGAGGACGTGGACGCCGTGGTGCACCTGTCCGGCGCCAACGTGGGCGAGGGCCGGTGGACCGACGAGCGCAAGCAGGAGCTCCTCAAGAGCCGCACCGAGAGCACCCGCCTGCTGTGTGAAACCCTGGCCCGCGCCACCCGAAAGCCGCGCGTGCTCATCTGCGCCTCCGCTACCGGCTACTACGGCAGCCGGGGCGACGAGGAGCTCACCGAAACGTCCTCCTCCGGCGACGGCTTCCTCGCGGACGTCACGCGCCAGTGGGAGGCCTCCACCAAACCCGCCCAGGACGCGGGCATCCGCGTGGTGAACCTGCGCATCGGCGTGGTGCTGGACGCGCGCGGCGGGGCGCTCGCGAAGCTGGCGCTCGCGACCCAGGCGGGCGGCGGCGGGCCCGTGGGCTCCGGACGTCAGTGGCTGAGCTGGGTGTCCCTGGAGGACGTGCTGGGACTCATCCAGTTCGCCATCTTCACCCCGTCCATCCAGGGGCCCCTCAACGCCGTGTCCCCGAACGCGGTGCGACAGGGCGAGCTGGCGAAGGTGCTGGGGAAGGTGCTCCACCGTCCCGCGGTGTTCCCTCTGCCCGCCGCCGTGGTGAAGACCGTGTTCGGGCAGATGGGCGAGGAGACCCTCCTGTCCAGCACCCATGCCCTGCCCACGGTGGCCCAGGCCCACGGCTTCTCCTTCCTCCTCCCCGGCCTGGAGGAGGCGCTGCGCTTCACGCTGGGCCGGACCACCGACGGCGCCGAATACCGCCACGGCTGA
- a CDS encoding L-threonylcarbamoyladenylate synthase, with the protein MLTPDLLDRAVELLRRGGVIALPTETVYGLAANAEDELAVRRVFAIKGRPANHPLIVHIPDEEYLPEWAREVPDEAKALARAFWPGPLTLVLRRTSKATDAVTGGQDTVALRVPGHSVAMEVLERLGGGVAAPSANRFGRVSPTTAEHVQRDLGDDVDLVLDGGPSTVGVESTIVDLSSGAPAILRPGGLATEDIERVLGRKVPVRTSTTVRVSGSLESHYAPRAGVVLAEPHEAVQRVEALRAQGLRVGVLGPASLSLPGDVQRFDVPGEPAQAARVLYARLREADEQGHDILVACLPAASGLGIAVRDRLSRAAAPRDS; encoded by the coding sequence ATGCTTACTCCCGACCTCCTCGACCGTGCAGTCGAATTGCTGCGACGCGGCGGTGTCATCGCCCTGCCAACAGAGACGGTCTACGGCCTCGCGGCCAACGCCGAGGACGAGCTGGCCGTGCGCCGCGTCTTCGCCATCAAGGGCCGGCCGGCGAACCACCCGCTCATCGTCCACATCCCGGATGAGGAGTACCTGCCGGAGTGGGCCCGCGAAGTGCCGGACGAAGCGAAGGCGCTGGCGAGGGCCTTCTGGCCGGGTCCGCTGACGCTGGTGCTGCGGCGCACGTCGAAGGCCACGGACGCGGTGACCGGAGGCCAGGACACGGTGGCGTTGCGAGTGCCGGGACACTCCGTGGCGATGGAGGTGCTCGAGCGGCTGGGAGGAGGCGTGGCCGCGCCGAGCGCCAACCGCTTCGGCCGGGTAAGCCCGACGACCGCGGAGCACGTGCAGCGAGACCTGGGCGACGACGTGGACCTGGTGCTGGACGGAGGTCCGTCCACGGTGGGCGTGGAGTCAACCATCGTGGACCTGTCGTCCGGAGCCCCCGCGATTCTCAGGCCTGGGGGATTGGCGACGGAGGACATCGAGCGCGTGCTGGGGCGCAAGGTGCCGGTGCGCACGTCGACCACGGTGCGCGTGTCCGGTTCGCTGGAGTCGCACTATGCGCCCAGGGCAGGAGTGGTGCTCGCGGAGCCGCATGAAGCAGTGCAGCGGGTGGAAGCACTCCGTGCACAGGGATTGCGCGTGGGAGTGCTGGGCCCCGCGTCACTGTCACTGCCTGGCGATGTGCAGCGCTTCGATGTGCCGGGAGAACCCGCGCAGGCCGCGCGCGTGCTCTATGCACGGCTGCGCGAAGCCGACGAACAGGGCCACGACATCCTCGTGGCCTGTCTGCCCGCCGCGAGCGGCCTGGGCATCGCCGTGCGAGACCGACTGTCCCGCGCGGCGGCGCCCCGCGACAGCTGA
- the hemH gene encoding ferrochelatase codes for MAVPTTKRGLLLVNLGTPDAPESGPVRRYLREFLNDPRVIDIHPVGRWFLLNLFILPFRPAKSAEAYRKVWMKEGSPLLVYSRALEARVREQLGDDYEVELAMRYGNPSLPDAIARLKAKGVSEFTVLPLYPHEAASSSASSLARIYEVLAEGWDVPNVRAVPAFWDDAGFLDAFASVARPVIADMRADHVLFSFHGLPERHMRKSDPTGQHCLASSGCCDAITAENRHCYRAQCFATARMLAQRLALPEGGYTVSFQSRLGRTPWVKPYTDLVLPELAAKGVKRLAVMCPAFVADCLETLEEIGLRAKEQFVEAGGESLTLVPSLNAHPEWVDAVVRMVRASDGPAPTARAESR; via the coding sequence ATGGCCGTGCCGACCACGAAGCGGGGACTGCTGCTCGTCAACCTGGGGACGCCGGACGCGCCCGAGTCCGGGCCGGTGCGCCGCTACCTGCGCGAGTTCCTCAACGACCCGCGCGTCATCGACATCCACCCGGTGGGGCGCTGGTTCCTCCTGAACCTCTTCATCCTGCCCTTCCGCCCCGCGAAGAGCGCGGAGGCGTACCGCAAGGTGTGGATGAAGGAGGGCTCACCGCTGCTCGTGTACAGCCGCGCGCTGGAGGCGCGGGTGCGGGAGCAACTGGGGGACGACTACGAAGTCGAGCTGGCCATGCGCTACGGCAACCCGTCGCTGCCGGACGCCATCGCGCGGCTGAAGGCGAAGGGCGTGTCGGAGTTCACGGTGCTGCCGCTGTACCCGCACGAGGCGGCGTCGTCTTCCGCGTCGTCGCTGGCGCGCATCTATGAAGTGCTGGCGGAGGGCTGGGACGTTCCCAACGTGCGCGCGGTGCCGGCGTTCTGGGATGACGCGGGCTTCCTGGACGCGTTCGCGTCGGTGGCCCGGCCAGTGATTGCCGACATGCGCGCGGACCACGTGCTCTTCAGCTTCCACGGATTGCCGGAGCGCCACATGCGCAAGAGCGACCCGACGGGGCAGCACTGCCTGGCGTCCTCGGGGTGCTGTGACGCCATCACGGCGGAGAACCGGCACTGCTACCGCGCGCAGTGCTTCGCGACGGCGCGGATGCTGGCCCAGCGGCTGGCGCTGCCGGAGGGCGGCTACACGGTGTCCTTCCAGTCGCGGCTGGGGCGCACGCCGTGGGTGAAGCCCTACACGGACCTGGTGCTGCCGGAGCTGGCGGCGAAGGGCGTGAAGCGGCTGGCGGTGATGTGCCCGGCCTTCGTGGCGGACTGCCTGGAGACGCTGGAGGAGATTGGCCTCCGCGCGAAGGAGCAGTTCGTGGAGGCGGGCGGCGAGTCGCTGACGCTGGTGCCGTCCCTCAACGCCCACCCGGAGTGGGTGGACGCCGTGGTGCGGATGGTGCGCGCTTCGGACGGCCCGGCCCCTACGGCGCGGGCGGAGTCGCGGTAG
- the apaG gene encoding Co2+/Mg2+ efflux protein ApaG, whose amino-acid sequence MSTATTDGIRVTVEPTFWPERSTPESGQFAFMYKVVLFNEGTVPAQLRSRHWIITDAQGHVDEVKGEGVVGRQPHLKPGERFEYTSWAMLKTPFGTMRGGYEMERPDGTRFEARIAEFALTLPHALH is encoded by the coding sequence ATGTCCACCGCCACCACCGACGGCATCCGCGTCACCGTGGAGCCGACCTTCTGGCCGGAGCGCAGCACGCCTGAGTCCGGGCAGTTCGCCTTCATGTACAAGGTGGTTCTCTTCAACGAAGGCACCGTCCCGGCGCAGCTGCGGTCGCGGCATTGGATCATCACCGACGCCCAGGGCCACGTGGATGAGGTGAAGGGCGAGGGCGTGGTCGGCCGTCAGCCGCACCTCAAGCCGGGCGAGCGGTTCGAGTACACGAGCTGGGCGATGCTGAAGACGCCCTTCGGCACCATGCGCGGCGGCTACGAGATGGAGCGTCCGGACGGCACGCGCTTCGAGGCGCGCATCGCCGAGTTCGCGCTCACGCTGCCGCACGCGCTGCACTGA
- a CDS encoding TerC family protein, producing the protein MTHTLWPWVAFNVFVLAMLAMDLGLFHRKEHAVSSKEATLWTLVWVSISLAFCGGVYHYGGKGPALEWLTAYVVEYALSVDNLFVFLMVFGYFRVPPQHQHRVLFWGILGAFVMRAVLIVAGTALVARFEWLIFLFGAFLVYTASKMLWAKDDDDVDPEAGFIVKMARRLLPVSRQGDGSRFFLHEDGRRKVTPLFIVLLVVEATDLLFAMDSIPAVLGISKDPFIIYTSNVCAILGLRSLFFVVSSLMEKFHLLKAALGVILAFVGVKMLIEHWFKIPIGISLAVIGGCLLVAIVASLVFPKPPEAAGSTPVADADKAPDAPAREQDRG; encoded by the coding sequence ATGACCCACACGCTCTGGCCCTGGGTGGCCTTCAACGTCTTCGTCCTGGCGATGCTCGCCATGGACCTGGGGCTGTTCCACCGCAAGGAGCACGCGGTGTCGTCGAAAGAGGCGACGCTGTGGACGCTGGTGTGGGTGAGCATCAGCCTCGCGTTCTGCGGCGGCGTCTACCACTACGGCGGCAAGGGGCCGGCGCTGGAGTGGCTGACGGCGTACGTCGTGGAGTACGCGCTGTCGGTCGACAACCTCTTCGTCTTCCTGATGGTGTTCGGCTACTTCCGGGTGCCGCCGCAGCACCAGCACCGGGTGCTCTTCTGGGGCATCCTGGGCGCGTTCGTGATGCGCGCGGTGCTCATCGTCGCGGGCACGGCGCTGGTGGCCCGCTTCGAGTGGCTCATCTTCCTGTTCGGCGCGTTCCTCGTCTACACGGCCTCCAAGATGCTCTGGGCCAAGGACGACGACGACGTGGACCCGGAGGCGGGCTTCATCGTCAAGATGGCCCGGCGCCTGCTGCCGGTGTCGCGCCAGGGAGACGGCAGCCGCTTCTTCCTCCACGAGGACGGCCGGCGCAAGGTGACGCCGCTGTTCATCGTGTTGCTGGTGGTGGAGGCCACGGACCTGCTCTTCGCCATGGACTCCATCCCGGCGGTCCTGGGCATCAGCAAGGACCCGTTCATCATCTACACGTCCAACGTCTGCGCCATCCTGGGCCTGCGCTCGCTGTTCTTCGTCGTCTCCAGCCTGATGGAGAAGTTCCATCTGCTGAAGGCCGCGCTGGGCGTCATCCTGGCCTTCGTGGGCGTGAAGATGCTCATCGAGCACTGGTTCAAGATTCCCATCGGCATCTCGCTGGCGGTGATTGGCGGGTGCCTGCTGGTGGCCATCGTGGCGTCGCTGGTGTTCCCCAAGCCCCCGGAGGCGGCGGGCTCCACCCCGGTGGCGGACGCGGACAAGGCCCCGGACGCGCCGGCGCGGGAGCAGGACCGCGGCTGA
- the glgX gene encoding glycogen debranching protein GlgX, translating to MRRAEVLPGKPFPLGATYDGNGVNFAVFSEHAKKVEVCLFDPADPKKETRRFPLLETTNHVFHGYMPGVHAGCLYGLRVHGPYEPKKGLRFNPHKLLVDPYARALHGQVDPKAPIHGYVHGGKEEDLVMDTQDDAWGVPKAVILSDGFDWENDKRPEVPWHKTVLYELHVKGFTMLNPRMPEHLRGTYAGLAHPASIEHLKKVGVTSVELLPIHAFMDEPFLTQKGRSNYWGYNTLGFFAPDARYCASGSLGEQVAEFKGMVKLLHRAGIEVILDVVYNHTCEGNHLGPTLSFKGLDAGAYYRLSEKDPRYFMDFTGCGNSWNATHPYALKLIADSLRYWVEVMHVDGFRFDLATTLGRDRHGYDTRAAFFQILHQDPVLSRVKLIAEPWDVGDYGYQVGNFPVLWSEWNGKYRDTMRRYWKGDDRQAAEIGSRLTGSSDLFALSGRKPTASVNFVTAHDGFTLHDLVTYSQKHNEANGEENRDGANDNHAWNCGVEGETNDPKVNTLREQQKRNFLASLFLSQGVPMLVAGDEMGRTQKGNNNAYCQDNELSWVNWELNEKQRQLLDFTARIIKLRREQPVLSKRRFFRGAHIWDSELKDLAWFRPDGKEMKRDDWEKPYVRSLAFLLGGDAIATPDDEGHRIVGDTLLVLLNAHHEPITFMLPALEWGADWELVVDTAATGESLRTHTPAGGKVQAAGRSLVVLRRPATEWE from the coding sequence ATGAGAAGGGCCGAGGTGCTTCCAGGGAAGCCGTTTCCCCTGGGCGCCACGTACGATGGGAACGGCGTGAACTTCGCCGTGTTCAGCGAGCACGCGAAGAAGGTGGAGGTCTGTCTCTTCGACCCCGCCGACCCCAAGAAGGAGACGCGCCGCTTCCCGTTGCTGGAGACCACGAACCACGTCTTTCACGGCTACATGCCGGGCGTGCACGCCGGCTGTCTGTACGGCCTGCGGGTTCACGGTCCGTATGAACCGAAGAAGGGCCTGCGCTTCAACCCGCACAAGCTCCTGGTGGACCCCTACGCCCGCGCGCTGCACGGCCAGGTGGACCCCAAGGCGCCCATCCACGGGTACGTGCACGGGGGCAAGGAGGAGGACCTCGTCATGGACACGCAGGACGACGCCTGGGGCGTGCCCAAGGCGGTCATCCTGTCGGACGGGTTCGACTGGGAGAATGACAAGCGGCCGGAGGTCCCCTGGCACAAGACGGTCCTCTATGAGCTGCACGTCAAGGGCTTCACCATGCTGAACCCGCGCATGCCGGAGCACCTGCGCGGCACGTACGCGGGCCTGGCGCACCCGGCCAGCATCGAGCACCTGAAGAAGGTGGGCGTGACGAGCGTGGAGCTGCTCCCCATCCACGCCTTCATGGACGAGCCGTTCCTCACCCAGAAGGGGCGCTCCAACTACTGGGGCTACAACACGCTGGGCTTCTTCGCTCCGGACGCGCGCTACTGCGCGTCGGGCTCGCTGGGCGAGCAGGTGGCGGAGTTCAAGGGGATGGTGAAGCTGCTGCACCGCGCGGGAATCGAAGTGATTCTCGACGTCGTGTACAACCACACCTGCGAGGGCAACCACCTGGGGCCCACGCTGTCCTTCAAGGGGCTGGACGCCGGCGCGTACTACCGGCTCAGTGAGAAGGACCCGCGCTACTTCATGGACTTCACGGGGTGCGGCAACTCGTGGAACGCCACGCACCCGTACGCGCTGAAGCTCATCGCGGACTCGCTGCGCTACTGGGTGGAAGTGATGCACGTGGACGGCTTCCGCTTCGACCTGGCGACGACGCTGGGACGGGACCGGCACGGCTACGACACCCGCGCGGCCTTCTTCCAAATCCTCCACCAGGACCCCGTCTTGAGCCGCGTGAAGCTCATCGCGGAGCCGTGGGACGTGGGGGACTACGGCTACCAGGTGGGCAACTTCCCGGTGCTGTGGAGCGAGTGGAACGGCAAGTACCGCGACACCATGCGCCGCTACTGGAAGGGTGACGACCGGCAGGCGGCGGAGATTGGTTCCCGGCTCACCGGCAGCTCGGACCTGTTCGCGCTGTCCGGCCGCAAGCCCACGGCGAGCGTGAACTTCGTCACCGCGCATGACGGCTTCACGCTGCACGACCTGGTGACGTACAGCCAGAAGCACAACGAGGCCAACGGCGAGGAGAACCGCGACGGCGCCAATGACAACCACGCCTGGAACTGCGGCGTGGAGGGGGAGACGAACGACCCCAAGGTGAACACGCTGCGCGAGCAGCAGAAGCGCAACTTCCTGGCGTCCCTCTTCCTGTCGCAGGGCGTGCCCATGCTGGTGGCGGGCGACGAGATGGGCCGCACGCAGAAGGGCAACAACAACGCCTACTGCCAGGACAACGAGCTGTCGTGGGTGAACTGGGAGCTCAACGAGAAGCAGCGCCAGCTCCTGGACTTCACCGCCCGCATCATCAAGCTGCGGCGCGAGCAGCCGGTGCTCTCCAAGCGCCGCTTCTTCCGCGGGGCCCACATCTGGGACAGCGAGCTGAAGGACCTGGCGTGGTTCCGGCCGGACGGCAAGGAGATGAAGCGCGACGACTGGGAGAAGCCCTACGTGCGCTCCCTGGCCTTCCTGCTTGGGGGGGACGCCATCGCCACGCCGGACGACGAGGGCCACCGCATCGTCGGGGACACCTTGCTGGTGCTGCTCAACGCGCACCACGAGCCCATCACCTTCATGCTGCCCGCCCTGGAGTGGGGCGCGGACTGGGAGCTGGTGGTGGACACCGCGGCCACGGGGGAATCCCTGCGCACGCACACCCCGGCGGGCGGCAAGGTGCAGGCGGCGGGACGTTCCCTGGTGGTCTTGCGGCGCCCGGCGACGGAATGGGAGTAG